In Nostoc sp. GT001, a genomic segment contains:
- the rpoD gene encoding RNA polymerase sigma factor RpoD: MNQANNVLESIYQPDLEIMNQPELELEELLIDDEEDLLIIDEGDEEFLEPQSDEDDAKSGKAAKSRRRTQSKKKHYTEDSIRLYLQEIGRIRLLRADEEIELARKIADLLELERVRERLCEQLDRDPRDSEWAEAVQLPLPAFRYRLHVGRRAKDKMVQSNLRLVVSIAKKYMNRGLSFQDLIQEGSLGLIRAAEKFDHEKGYKFSTYATWWIRQAITRAIADQSRTIRLPVHLYETISRIKKTTKLLSQEMGRKPTEEEIATRMEMTIEKLRFIAKSAQLPISLETPIGKEEDSRLGDFIESDGETPEDQVSKNLLREDLEKVLDSLSPRERDVLRLRYGLDDGRMKTLEEIGQIFNVTRERIRQIEAKALRKLRHPNRNSVLKEYIR; encoded by the coding sequence ATGAACCAGGCTAACAACGTACTCGAAAGCATATATCAGCCTGACCTAGAAATAATGAATCAGCCTGAGCTCGAGTTAGAAGAACTCTTAATAGACGATGAAGAGGACTTGCTGATCATCGATGAAGGTGACGAGGAATTTTTAGAGCCTCAGTCTGATGAGGACGACGCAAAGTCTGGAAAAGCCGCTAAATCGCGTCGTCGGACACAAAGCAAGAAAAAGCACTATACCGAAGATTCCATTCGGCTTTACTTGCAAGAAATTGGTAGAATTCGTCTGTTGCGGGCAGACGAAGAAATTGAATTGGCGCGGAAAATAGCTGATTTGTTGGAATTAGAGAGAGTCCGCGAAAGACTCTGTGAGCAATTAGATCGCGATCCTCGAGATAGTGAATGGGCAGAAGCAGTACAACTGCCACTACCAGCCTTTCGTTATCGCCTCCATGTTGGTCGTCGGGCGAAAGACAAGATGGTGCAATCCAACCTCCGTCTTGTAGTTTCAATTGCTAAGAAATACATGAATCGTGGTTTGTCGTTCCAGGACTTAATTCAGGAAGGCAGTCTCGGTTTGATTCGTGCCGCTGAAAAGTTTGACCACGAAAAAGGTTATAAATTCTCCACCTATGCTACATGGTGGATTCGTCAAGCAATTACCCGCGCGATCGCAGATCAATCCCGCACAATTCGTCTTCCAGTTCACCTTTACGAAACCATTTCTCGGATTAAGAAAACTACCAAGTTGCTATCTCAAGAAATGGGTCGCAAACCTACTGAAGAAGAAATCGCCACTCGGATGGAAATGACCATTGAGAAGTTGCGGTTCATTGCGAAATCTGCCCAGTTACCTATCTCATTAGAAACGCCTATTGGTAAAGAAGAAGATTCTCGATTGGGTGATTTTATTGAATCCGATGGTGAGACACCAGAAGACCAAGTTTCCAAAAATCTTCTGCGCGAAGACCTTGAAAAAGTCCTCGACAGTCTCAGCCCACGCGAACGCGATGTTCTCAGACTGCGTTATGGCTTGGATGATGGTCGGATGAAAACCCTTGAGGAAATCGGCCAGATTTTCAACGTCACCCGCGAACGGATTCGTCAAATTGAGGCGAAAGCACTCCGCAAGTTACGCCACCCAAATCGTAACAGCGTTCTCAAGGAATATATTCGGTAG
- the miaA gene encoding tRNA (adenosine(37)-N6)-dimethylallyltransferase MiaA, which translates to MTKLIVICGATATGKSSLALALAMRLGSVILSADSRQVYREFDIGTAKPTVAEQKFVPHYLIDICDPTDTMTVADYQKQTQALIASVGVTPLFLVGGTGLYIRSIVQGMKIPRVAPQIELRSQLESLGQPQLYAILQQVDPVAAQKIHGNDSVRTLRALEVFYVTGYPISEQQGENPPNYPILQIGLDCDVEKLDVRIQQRTEQMIANGLVAEVENLCQKYGADLSLLNTLGYQEIKQYLAGDISLDEAKELTVLHTRQFAKRQRTWFRAYPQIEWFDSDDPNLLEKVWHRIKEFISCTSS; encoded by the coding sequence ATGACTAAATTAATTGTGATTTGTGGGGCGACGGCAACGGGAAAATCGAGTTTGGCTTTGGCTTTGGCAATGCGGTTGGGTTCTGTAATTCTTAGTGCTGATTCTCGTCAAGTTTATCGTGAATTTGATATTGGGACGGCGAAACCAACTGTGGCTGAACAAAAATTTGTGCCGCACTATCTAATAGATATCTGCGATCCAACAGACACGATGACAGTAGCAGACTACCAGAAACAAACACAAGCCTTAATTGCTTCTGTTGGTGTTACACCACTGTTTTTAGTTGGTGGTACTGGTTTATACATTCGTTCTATTGTCCAAGGAATGAAAATTCCGAGAGTTGCACCACAGATTGAATTGCGATCGCAGCTTGAATCTCTAGGACAACCACAACTCTACGCAATTTTACAACAAGTTGATCCAGTTGCTGCACAAAAGATTCATGGCAACGATTCAGTGCGGACTTTACGAGCATTAGAGGTATTTTACGTCACCGGATATCCAATTTCAGAACAGCAAGGGGAGAATCCACCGAATTATCCGATTTTGCAAATTGGTTTAGATTGCGATGTTGAAAAGTTAGATGTTCGGATTCAACAGCGTACTGAGCAAATGATAGCAAATGGTTTGGTCGCTGAGGTGGAGAATCTTTGTCAAAAATATGGCGCTGATTTGTCTTTGTTGAATACTTTGGGCTATCAAGAAATAAAGCAATATTTGGCTGGGGATATTTCCTTGGATGAAGCGAAAGAATTAACAGTTTTGCATACACGACAATTTGCCAAGCGACAACGTACTTGGTTTCGAGCATATCCACAAATTGAATGGTTTGATTCAGACGATCCTAATTTATTAGAGAAGGTTTGGCATCGTATAAAAGAGTTTATAAGTTGCACAAGTTCGTGA
- a CDS encoding chlorophyll a/b-binding protein has product MTNASTTKVSTPVIEDRNAWRWGFTPQAEVWNGRLAMIGFSAAVLVEVFSGQGFLHFWGIL; this is encoded by the coding sequence ATGACAAATGCAAGTACAACAAAAGTCAGTACTCCCGTAATTGAAGATCGCAACGCTTGGCGTTGGGGCTTTACCCCACAAGCAGAAGTTTGGAACGGTCGGTTGGCAATGATTGGCTTTTCAGCAGCCGTTTTGGTTGAGGTTTTCTCTGGTCAAGGCTTCCTACATTTTTGGGGTATCTTATAA
- the gyrB gene encoding DNA topoisomerase (ATP-hydrolyzing) subunit B, with protein MTSSYSADQIQVLEGLEAVRKRPGMYIGTTGPRGLHHLVYEVVDNSIDEALAGHCTHIEVDINADGSVTVTDDGRGIPVDTHSRTGKSALETVMTVLHAGGKFGGGGYKVSGGLHGVGISVVNALSEVVEVTVWRDKKVHLQRYERGIPVTELQTKPYKEARTGTSVTFKPDTQIFTTSIEFDYITLSGRLRELAYLNAGVKITFTDHRLELLKSDTAKVETYEYKGGIKEYIAYMNREKQPLHEEIIYVQGERNNVQVEVSLQWCTDAYTDNVLGFANNIRTVDGGTHLEGLKAVLTRTLNAIARKRNKIKENEPNLSGEHVREGLTAVISVKVPDPEFEGQTKTKLGNTEVRGIVDSLVGEVLTEYLEFHPAIADSILDKAIQAFKAAEAARHARELVRRKSVLESSPLPGKLADCSSRDPSESEIFIVEGDSAGGSAKQGRDRRTQAILPLRGKILNIEKTDDAKIYKNNEVQSLITALGLGVKGDEFDSNQLRYHRIVIMTDADVDGAHIRTLLLTFFYRYQRSLIEQGFIYIACPPLFKVERGRNHEYCYSDREKNQAIAKFPANANYTIQRFKGLGEMMPQQLWDTTMNPETRKMKQVEIEDAAEADRIFTILMGDRVAPRREFIETYGSKLNFTDLDI; from the coding sequence ATGACGAGCAGTTACAGTGCCGATCAGATTCAAGTTCTGGAAGGTCTGGAAGCCGTCCGCAAAAGACCAGGAATGTACATTGGTACCACTGGGCCGCGAGGACTCCACCATTTAGTTTACGAGGTGGTGGACAATTCAATCGATGAGGCTTTGGCGGGTCATTGCACTCATATAGAAGTGGATATCAACGCTGATGGTTCCGTGACTGTAACAGATGATGGTCGCGGTATTCCCGTCGATACTCACTCGCGTACTGGAAAATCGGCTTTGGAAACCGTAATGACGGTACTGCACGCCGGTGGTAAGTTTGGCGGCGGTGGTTACAAAGTTTCTGGAGGATTGCACGGGGTTGGTATTTCTGTTGTTAATGCCCTATCTGAAGTTGTAGAAGTTACGGTTTGGCGAGATAAAAAGGTTCATCTCCAACGCTATGAACGCGGTATCCCAGTTACGGAACTGCAAACCAAGCCTTACAAAGAAGCTAGAACTGGAACTTCTGTCACCTTCAAGCCAGATACCCAAATTTTTACAACTAGCATTGAGTTTGATTACATCACTTTATCAGGTCGCCTACGAGAATTGGCGTATCTGAATGCAGGTGTCAAAATTACCTTTACTGACCACCGTTTAGAACTACTAAAAAGCGATACAGCCAAGGTAGAAACCTACGAGTACAAGGGTGGGATCAAAGAGTACATTGCGTACATGAACCGTGAGAAGCAACCACTGCATGAAGAAATTATCTATGTGCAGGGCGAACGCAACAACGTACAAGTGGAAGTTTCATTACAGTGGTGTACTGATGCTTACACGGATAATGTACTAGGTTTTGCTAACAATATTCGCACGGTAGATGGTGGTACGCACTTAGAAGGGTTAAAAGCAGTTCTGACTCGGACATTAAATGCGATCGCCCGCAAGCGCAATAAAATTAAAGAGAATGAACCTAACCTCAGTGGCGAACACGTCCGCGAAGGTTTGACTGCGGTAATTTCCGTTAAAGTCCCAGATCCAGAATTTGAAGGACAAACCAAAACCAAACTCGGTAATACTGAAGTACGGGGAATTGTGGATTCTTTGGTGGGAGAAGTCCTCACCGAGTATCTAGAATTTCATCCTGCCATAGCAGATTCAATCTTAGATAAAGCTATCCAAGCTTTCAAAGCCGCAGAAGCAGCGCGTCATGCACGGGAATTAGTTCGCCGCAAATCTGTACTAGAATCTTCGCCATTGCCTGGTAAATTGGCAGATTGTAGTTCTCGTGACCCTAGCGAATCTGAGATATTCATTGTGGAAGGGGATTCAGCAGGTGGGAGTGCCAAACAAGGACGCGATCGCCGCACTCAAGCAATCTTGCCTCTACGTGGTAAAATTCTTAACATTGAAAAAACCGATGACGCTAAAATTTATAAAAATAACGAAGTTCAATCGTTAATTACAGCACTTGGTTTAGGTGTCAAAGGTGATGAATTCGATTCCAACCAACTGCGTTATCACCGTATAGTCATTATGACGGATGCTGACGTAGATGGAGCGCACATCCGTACTTTGCTGTTAACATTCTTCTATCGATATCAGCGATCGCTCATCGAACAAGGCTTTATTTATATTGCTTGTCCCCCACTGTTTAAAGTAGAACGGGGACGTAATCATGAGTATTGCTATAGCGATCGCGAAAAAAATCAAGCGATCGCCAAATTCCCGGCTAACGCCAACTACACCATCCAACGCTTCAAAGGTTTGGGTGAAATGATGCCACAACAACTCTGGGACACCACCATGAACCCAGAAACTCGTAAAATGAAGCAAGTCGAAATTGAGGATGCCGCCGAAGCCGATCGCATCTTCACAATTTTAATGGGCGATCGGGTCGCACCCAGACGAGAATTTATCGAAACCTATGGTTCTAAACTCAATTTCACCGATTTAGATATCTAA
- a CDS encoding Uma2 family endonuclease, with translation MVQEVLINNDDYYVPDANQLVTEDDTPVDNFASEKQQRLLVGSLYTSLQPQTFLAAANVGIYHTDGQPAIVPDVFLSLDVQVPQNWWEKQNRCYMVWRFGKPPEVVLEIVSNQEGDELGKKLKIYEHMRASYYIVYDPNQQLGEKVLRVYELRGTRYFETSEIWLEQVGLGVILWEGEFEGRQDHWLRWCYQDGNVLLTGDERAEQERQRAEQAEQRTQLLAERLRAMGVDPDTL, from the coding sequence ATGGTTCAGGAAGTTCTAATCAATAATGATGATTACTATGTGCCAGATGCCAACCAACTAGTCACTGAAGATGATACACCTGTGGACAATTTTGCTTCGGAAAAACAACAACGCCTGTTGGTTGGCTCTCTTTATACTTCTCTACAGCCGCAGACTTTTTTAGCAGCAGCCAATGTCGGGATTTACCATACAGACGGTCAACCCGCAATTGTACCTGACGTTTTTCTCAGCTTAGATGTGCAAGTACCTCAAAATTGGTGGGAAAAACAAAATCGTTGTTATATGGTTTGGCGTTTTGGCAAACCTCCAGAAGTTGTCCTTGAAATTGTCTCTAATCAAGAAGGTGATGAACTTGGCAAAAAACTGAAAATTTATGAACACATGCGGGCTAGTTACTACATCGTATATGACCCAAATCAGCAATTAGGAGAAAAAGTACTACGTGTTTATGAACTTAGGGGAACACGCTACTTTGAAACCTCAGAAATTTGGTTAGAACAAGTTGGTTTAGGTGTAATTCTGTGGGAAGGTGAATTTGAAGGCAGACAGGATCATTGGTTACGCTGGTGTTACCAAGATGGGAATGTTTTATTGACTGGAGATGAACGCGCCGAACAGGAACGACAACGTGCTGAACAAGCAGAACAACGCACCCAATTACTAGCAGAAAGGCTACGGGCTATGGGCGTAGATCCAGACACTCTATAG
- a CDS encoding WG repeat-containing protein, giving the protein MTKGLRPFQEGDKWGYKNQKGQVVIPPLFDEAGKFFNGIAQVKLGHKVDYIDQMGTMILQSQFDKPERFSYEVTRFEVSNKSVYREIITIPFQFEKVEDVALGLERFKNGEKYGYKDKRGQIIIPPKFTQAWQFAEGLALIKIDYKWGYINSLGQIVINCQFDWAESFSQGLARVKIGKKYGYIDLSGRVIIPSNFDYVDRFSECLAAVKIAYKWGYIDLSGQVIISPQFDGADKFFKGQARVRIGKNHKYIDHTGHMVNSPNSNFLKDIEIDTSLKKELRDEKSELTTEEEDRI; this is encoded by the coding sequence ATGACCAAGGGCTTGAGGCCATTCCAGGAGGGGGACAAGTGGGGCTACAAAAATCAAAAAGGACAAGTAGTTATTCCACCTCTGTTTGATGAGGCTGGAAAATTTTTCAATGGAATAGCACAAGTAAAGCTTGGTCATAAAGTTGACTACATCGACCAGATGGGGACGATGATTCTTCAGTCACAGTTTGATAAGCCTGAAAGATTTTCTTATGAGGTAACGCGATTTGAAGTTAGCAACAAAAGTGTTTATAGAGAGATTATCACGATTCCGTTTCAGTTTGAAAAAGTGGAAGACGTTGCATTAGGTTTAGAGCGATTTAAGAATGGTGAAAAGTATGGATATAAAGATAAGAGAGGGCAAATAATCATACCTCCTAAATTTACTCAGGCTTGGCAGTTTGCAGAAGGTCTAGCACTGATAAAGATTGACTACAAGTGGGGCTATATCAATTCATTAGGGCAGATAGTCATCAACTGTCAATTTGATTGGGCTGAGAGCTTTTCCCAAGGTCTAGCACGAGTAAAGATTGGCAAGAAATACGGCTACATAGATTTATCAGGACGAGTTATTATACCATCCAATTTTGATTACGTAGATAGATTTTCGGAATGCCTGGCAGCAGTTAAAATTGCCTATAAATGGGGCTATATTGACTTATCAGGGCAGGTAATAATCTCTCCTCAGTTTGATGGTGCTGACAAGTTTTTTAAAGGGCAAGCACGAGTCAGAATTGGCAAAAATCATAAATATATTGACCATACAGGTCACATGGTCAATTCTCCCAACTCTAATTTTTTAAAAGATATAGAGATAGATACATCACTAAAAAAAGAATTAAGAGATGAGAAGTCAGAACTTACAACAGAG
- a CDS encoding GNAT family N-acetyltransferase encodes MFNLRQANLQDLEALIQLRLELLREVGEIKGDFDITNLAEATRRYLGEKMPSGEFLAWVAEVDSQIVATSGLVFFQRPPYNGNLSGLEAYIMNVYTIPMWRGQGIATALLKEIISFMRATEAKRLWLHATEDGKRVYEKLSFVSTAKEMEIVWY; translated from the coding sequence AGCCAACTTGCAGGATTTAGAGGCGCTAATTCAATTGCGTCTCGAACTTCTGCGAGAGGTTGGTGAGATTAAAGGTGACTTTGACATCACAAACCTAGCAGAAGCAACTCGAAGATATCTTGGCGAAAAAATGCCGTCGGGTGAGTTTTTAGCTTGGGTAGCTGAAGTGGATAGTCAAATTGTTGCCACTAGCGGCTTGGTATTTTTTCAACGACCCCCTTACAATGGCAACCTCTCAGGCTTAGAAGCCTACATTATGAACGTTTATACAATTCCGATGTGGCGAGGACAGGGAATTGCAACAGCCTTGTTAAAGGAAATTATTAGCTTTATGAGAGCAACTGAGGCAAAACGCCTCTGGCTTCACGCCACTGAGGATGGTAAACGCGTCTACGAAAAGCTTAGTTTTGTCTCGACTGCAAAAGAAATGGAAATTGTCTGGTACTGA